Genomic DNA from Edaphobacter lichenicola:
TCCTTCTGCTCCCAAGTGGTGAATCCAGTGGCCACAACGGTCGCATGATAACGCCCTGGTGCTAGATGAAGAACCTGCACGAAGCCTTGAGCGTTTGAGATTGCGGTCTGTTTTACTTGCGTGTCTTGATTAGTGACGGTGACCTGAGCGGAGGGAATCACTGCGCCACTCTGGTCTGTGACGGTTCCTTCAATTCCGCTGCTGTACTGGGCTATCGCTGGGAGTGTGGCCGCTGCTAAGAACAGGACCAATACGCTGAGGGATCGACTCCAGAGATGCTGTGTTCCTTTTTTCTCGCGCATGTCGGCTCTCCAAAATGAAGGTTTATGAAATGCTTTTCGACACTTTTTGGGCTGATCGCTCAGAAGTCGGGGCCCGTTTGAAAGCTTTCATTTAGATCGCCGAGAAGACTAGAACACGCATTGCGATCTTGTCAACGGCAAAATCTGCGAACCGCCGAAGACAACTCATCGCAAGGACAAGGTCGACTATTTGCTAAGTCTGTTCCGCCGAGAGGAGGGGGATTTCTGGGCCGAGATCAGGCTAGGAGGAGCCACCGAATCTCTAATCTTCAGCGCTGTTTCAAGGACGAGATGCTTTGCTGGGCCATCATCGCCGCGGACACGATCAATCAGGATTTGAGCGGCCGAGGTTCCCATTTGAAAGCCTGGCTGGGATACGGATGAGAGCGGCGGGCTGGTCATCTCGGCAAATTGAAGATTGTCGAAACCAATCAGGGATATGTCTTCGGGGCAGTGGAGGCCGGCTTCGCGAAAGGCCAGCAGGGCGCCGAACGCGATCATGTCGTTCGCTGCGAAGATCACCGTCGGCCTCGGGATCATGCGAAGAAGAAGCATAGTCTTCGCGTAACCGCCGTGTTGGTCGAAGCTTGCCTCTTGTATATATTCGGGACCGATTGGGATCTTTTTTTCGTGTAATGCGCGTTTAAAGCCAGCCAGGCGGTCTTGCGCATTCGTCAGGTGACGTGGGCCCATGACCATCGCAAGCTGCCGATGTCCTTGCCGGAGCACGTAGCTGGTCGCCTCATAGGCTCCCTTCTCGTTGTCAGCAGTAACCGTGTCGCCGTCCCACCCTTTGGGAAGACGGTCGACGCAGACTACTGCTGTTCCAGACTTTCGATACGACTCGGCCTGTGCTGTGAGGTCACTGAAGTTAGATGGAATCACGATCAGACCAGACGGAAGGAACGTTCGAAGTTCATTGAGGTGAACGATCTCTTTGGAATGGTCGTTGTCAGTGTTGCAGAGGATTAAGCGATAGCCGTTTGCGAAGGCGACGTCCTCTGCGCCGCGAACTACTGCCGGGAAGAAGGGGTTCGTTACGTCTGGAATGATCATGCCGATCATGTTGGTCTTGTCCAGACGAAGCCCGCGCGCCAGTTGACTGGGCTGGTAGCCGACCGCATCGACGGCGTCCATGACCCGCTTGCGAAGGTTTTCGCGAACGGGAGCAGATTTGTTGAGAACATGGGATACGGTGCCGAGTGAGACTCCAGCTATCTTTGCAATCTGCTTCATGTTTGCCATTCGCTAAACTCCTGCGGATTTGAATTCCTCCGGCTCTTGTGCTTTTTTGAGCGTGTGCTTGAAGGCGAATGCCTGAACTGGTGCTGTGATGCTCAGGATTGAAGCGGCTCCGGAGCATACTTGAGTCTCGCATACCTTATAACGATTGCGTTTGGCCGATCGATTGAAAGGAGTGCAGAAAACTTCCTTGACAAACTATGGCTGTCTTTTTATGCTTCGGAGGCTCCTATTTGAAAGCTTTCACCTGAAGCCCAACTGGAGATCTTCAAATGGTTGCAGAAACCTAGAAGGAGCCCGACCATTGTTTCAGCCTCAAACCTATGCGGTTGCTCTTTCGTTGATGCTCATCACAATGGTCTGTTGGGGTTCGTGGGCCAACACGATGAAGTTGTGTCCTGGCTATCGATTCCAGCTCTTCTACTGGGATTATGTAATCGGGTTGATCCTGGCGGCTCTGATTTGGGGCTTTACGCTGGGAAGCATGGGAGGCGTCGGCCGGCCCTTTCTAGCCGACTTGCTGGCGGCGGATTCATCCCACATCGGACTCGCGGTGACAGGAGGCATCCTCTTCAATGTCGCCAACCTGCTGCTCGTTGCCGCCATCGAGATTGCTGGTTTGGCCGTTGCATTTCCGGTTGGAATCGGGCTAGCGCTTATTGTCGGGGCAATCAGCAGCTACATTATTTCACCAAGCGGCAATGCGTTGATGCTGTTTGGCGGAATCGCACTCGTCGTGGGAGCGATCGTTCTTGATGCGATGGCGTACCGGCTGCGCGAGACTGAACGCCGATCGCTGAGCATGCGCGGGTTCGTCATCTGCTTGGCAGCGGGCCTGTTGATGGGTAGCTTCTATCCCTTTGTCTCACGGTCCATGTTGGGCGAGGGCGCTCCTGGGCCGTATGCCGTGGCAATGTTCTTCTCGATTGGCGTCGCTCTATGCGCCGCTCCATTCAACTACCTGTTGATGCGCAAGCCGTTGGATAAGAGCGAGCCCGTGTCGATGAGTGGGTACTCTTCGGCACGCGGATCGTGGCATCTTTGGGGCATCCTTGGCGGAGTGATCTGGTGTACGGGCGCGACCTTAAATTTTGTGGCATCTCGCGCGCATATTGTAGGGCCGGCAGTTTCTTATTCGATTGGTCAGGGCGCGACTATGATCTCTGCCGCGTGGGGAGTCTTTATCTGGAAGGAATTTGCAACCGCGCCGGCTCGAGCCAAAACTTACCTGTTTTGGATGTTTGTTTTGTTCCTCTGCGGATTGAGCGCGATTGCGCTCGCTCCTATTTATTGATCCTGTTTGCGAGCTTAGGAGGCCTATGTCCGTTGAAAAGAAGGGAGTCGTCGTGGTGGGGAGCATCAATATGGATCTCGTCGCGTACACGGCGCGGATTCCCACCGAGGGAGAGACCGTAGTCGGGACAGCCTTCCAGACTCATCCTGGGGGAAAAGGCGCGAATC
This window encodes:
- a CDS encoding GRP family sugar transporter is translated as MADRLKGVQKTSLTNYGCLFMLRRLLFESFHLKPNWRSSNGCRNLEGARPLFQPQTYAVALSLMLITMVCWGSWANTMKLCPGYRFQLFYWDYVIGLILAALIWGFTLGSMGGVGRPFLADLLAADSSHIGLAVTGGILFNVANLLLVAAIEIAGLAVAFPVGIGLALIVGAISSYIISPSGNALMLFGGIALVVGAIVLDAMAYRLRETERRSLSMRGFVICLAAGLLMGSFYPFVSRSMLGEGAPGPYAVAMFFSIGVALCAAPFNYLLMRKPLDKSEPVSMSGYSSARGSWHLWGILGGVIWCTGATLNFVASRAHIVGPAVSYSIGQGATMISAAWGVFIWKEFATAPARAKTYLFWMFVLFLCGLSAIALAPIY
- a CDS encoding LacI family DNA-binding transcriptional regulator, whose amino-acid sequence is MANMKQIAKIAGVSLGTVSHVLNKSAPVRENLRKRVMDAVDAVGYQPSQLARGLRLDKTNMIGMIIPDVTNPFFPAVVRGAEDVAFANGYRLILCNTDNDHSKEIVHLNELRTFLPSGLIVIPSNFSDLTAQAESYRKSGTAVVCVDRLPKGWDGDTVTADNEKGAYEATSYVLRQGHRQLAMVMGPRHLTNAQDRLAGFKRALHEKKIPIGPEYIQEASFDQHGGYAKTMLLLRMIPRPTVIFAANDMIAFGALLAFREAGLHCPEDISLIGFDNLQFAEMTSPPLSSVSQPGFQMGTSAAQILIDRVRGDDGPAKHLVLETALKIRDSVAPPSLISAQKSPSSRRNRLSK